In one window of Aceticella autotrophica DNA:
- a CDS encoding PRC-barrel domain-containing protein: MIFLKNIIGMPIVSLQDKTTLGEINNILYKNINEKIIGILIDEEGFLKNPKIIYNDDIIDINKKIFIRNSESIFDIDKSKALLDIINGKYNILDKDVYDLKNNFYGKVYDLILDEKMRTINYIEISKGFLTDLMNGLKLIKTKDLDIIEDKIILRNPTFFTRGGIKNLL; this comes from the coding sequence GTGATATTTTTAAAGAACATAATCGGTATGCCAATAGTATCCCTACAGGATAAAACAACATTAGGTGAAATAAATAATATTTTATATAAAAATATAAATGAAAAAATAATTGGGATATTAATTGATGAAGAAGGCTTTCTGAAAAACCCAAAAATAATTTATAATGATGATATAATAGATATCAATAAGAAAATATTTATTAGAAATTCAGAATCAATATTTGATATTGACAAAAGCAAAGCATTGCTTGATATTATTAATGGGAAATATAATATTTTAGATAAAGATGTTTATGATTTGAAAAATAATTTTTATGGTAAAGTATATGACCTTATATTAGATGAAAAAATGAGAACAATAAATTATATAGAAATAAGTAAGGGCTTTTTAACAGATTTAATGAATGGGTTAAAGTTAATTAAAACTAAAGATTTAGATATAATAGAAGATAAGATAATATTAAGAAACCCTACATTTTTTACAAGGGGAGGTATAAAAAACTTATTATAA
- the nifS gene encoding cysteine desulfurase NifS, translating into MKRIYLDNAATTPVRSEVLESMLPYYKNLFGNPSSLYSYGQETKKAIEEARDKVAKAIGANSDEIYFTSGGSESDNWALKGVAYALKNKGNHIITTSIEHHAILHTCQYLEKQGFEITYLPVDKYGLVSPEDLKNAITGKTILVSIMFANNEIGTIEPIEELARITHEKGIYFHTDAVQAVGNIPIDVKKINIDLLSLSAHKIYGPKGVGALYIKKGVKLHSLIHGGAQERNRRAGTENVGGIVGLGTAIELITNDLDSHINKLKYLRDKLINGILEKIPYTRLNGHPTKRLPGNVNVSIEFVEGESMILSLDMAGICVSSGSACTSGTLDPSHVLLAIGLPHEIAHGSLRLSIGKENTDEDVEKVLEVLPNIVNRLREMSPLFKRVKEEKKLV; encoded by the coding sequence AAAAGAATCTATCTTGATAATGCAGCAACCACTCCTGTAAGATCCGAGGTATTAGAATCAATGCTGCCGTATTATAAAAATCTCTTTGGAAATCCATCTTCCTTATATTCATATGGGCAGGAAACAAAAAAGGCAATAGAAGAAGCAAGAGATAAGGTTGCAAAAGCAATTGGAGCTAATTCAGATGAAATATATTTTACAAGCGGCGGTTCAGAGTCTGATAACTGGGCATTAAAGGGTGTTGCTTATGCGTTGAAAAACAAAGGCAATCATATAATTACGACATCAATAGAACATCATGCCATCCTTCATACATGCCAGTATCTTGAAAAGCAGGGATTTGAAATTACATATCTCCCTGTTGACAAATATGGATTAGTGAGCCCAGAAGACTTAAAAAATGCGATTACAGGTAAAACAATTCTTGTGTCTATTATGTTTGCAAATAATGAAATAGGTACGATAGAACCAATTGAAGAACTTGCTCGGATAACGCACGAAAAAGGAATATATTTTCATACAGATGCTGTACAGGCAGTTGGAAACATACCAATAGATGTGAAAAAAATAAACATTGATTTATTATCGTTGTCTGCTCATAAGATATATGGACCTAAGGGTGTTGGAGCATTGTATATAAAGAAGGGTGTTAAGTTGCATTCGCTTATACATGGTGGAGCACAGGAGAGAAACAGAAGGGCAGGTACTGAAAACGTAGGCGGTATTGTGGGACTTGGTACAGCAATAGAGCTTATTACAAACGATCTGGATTCCCATATAAATAAACTGAAATATTTAAGAGATAAGCTTATAAATGGAATATTGGAGAAAATACCTTATACAAGATTAAATGGACACCCAACAAAAAGGCTTCCAGGTAATGTCAATGTATCCATAGAATTTGTTGAAGGTGAATCAATGATTTTAAGCCTTGATATGGCTGGAATATGTGTGTCAAGCGGTTCGGCATGTACTTCCGGTACACTTGATCCGTCACACGTATTGCTTGCAATCGGGCTTCCGCATGAAATAGCACATGGCTCATTGAGACTGTCTATAGGCAAAGAGAATACAGATGAAGATGTTGAAAAAGTTTTAGAGGTTTTACCAAATATAGTTAATAGATTGAGGGAAATGTCACCATTATTTAAAAGGGTTAAGGAGGAGAAAAAACTTGTTTAA